The Pelmatolapia mariae isolate MD_Pm_ZW linkage group LG2, Pm_UMD_F_2, whole genome shotgun sequence sequence AAACACGCCTGCTACATGTATGTGGTAACCTCCATCACGTGTGTGTTGTAGCTCCGTACTGTAACAGCCTGGTGAAGAACATGGACTCAAACCCCATGTCCAGGATGATCTGGCAGGCCCTGAAGCCCCTGCTGTTAGGGAAGCTCCTGTACACCCCCCACACGCCTGCCACACAGAAGATCATCCACGAGGTatgatgtcacttcctgtgCAAAAGCTCCAGACTGCAACTGATTGGTCACCTTTAGCTAGTAACCCAGGGTAAAAAGACTCATGTCTGTGGTGTGTTTAGGTGAATCGGACCTTCCAGGAGCTCGGTGTGTTCAGGGAGCTGGGGGGGATGTGGGAGGAGATAAGACCCAAAGTCTGGGACTTCATGGAGAACAGCGAGCAGATGAACGTGATCAGGGTAAGCAGGCTCCGCCCACCACCTCATCGATGTCTTTCTAACTCATCTGCTTTATTTTAGTCTGTGTTGAAATGACTTTGTAAACCCTCCTTTTATTATCCTTTCGTATTTCCTTCCTTAattccctctcttttttttctttcttccttcctttgtCCTTCGTATCTTTCATTCAGACTCTGCTAAAGAACAACATCACCGCCAGAGTCTTTCGCGCTCAGCTTGCTGACACAGACTGGACCGTAGAGGACATCTCCAACTTCCTGTCCAAGCAAGCAGATGACCAGCAGCCACCAGGCAGCACCCTCACCTGGAGGGATGTGTTCAACGAGACCGATCAGGCCATCATGAGCATCTCCCACTTCATGGAGGTCGGTATCCAAGCATGCATGGCAACTGGCTGTAGTTGGTGTGCACAGATCACATGACCTGATcggtgtctgtgtgtattttaaGTGTGTGAACCTGGACAAACTGGAGCCGGTCTCCAACGAGGAGAGAATGGTGAACGTGTCCATGAAGCTACTGGAAGACAGGAAGTTCTGGGCAGGGATTGTGTTTCTGGATGTCCCTTCCAACGCCACAGAGCTACCTGCCAAACTCAACTACAAGATCAGAATGGACATCGACAACGTGGAGCGGACCAATAAGATCAAAGACGCGTAAGGagccacacacacaggcagataAAGTGTCCTGTTCCTCATTCCTAAATTCCAGAATTTGCTCCAGTAAAACCAGCACAAATAGTTTAGAGGTGGGTTTGTATACGGTCCGTGTGAGGACTCGCCTCTCAGTCAGTAACAGGACATCCCCGtaatgtaaaacatttaatttcaggGCCAAAGAAACTGATTTCATTGTCTCTAAGCATTCAAActcatgaaaaccaaaattaGGCTACAAAGGAACCTGGAAAACAAGCCTTCAAAGAAAGCCCCTCCCAAAAAACTTTAAACCTGGTTTAATCggtcagatttggaggtgctacTAGGTGCATTTTATCAGGGCTCACTTTGGGGTTTCTGGTAGGCATACCGGGTTTATGGCTGACTTAATGGTGCATCTTGAGGCACTGTGTGAGCCTTCAATGAAACCAAAGACTCAgattcagtgttttgtgttgttgcaTAGCTGCGTTATGATGACCTGGATCTGACTGCTCACCAACACTGTGGGGACTGAAGCTTTAAATCTCAGTTATATTAGTTCATACAGGGGTTCAGGTTCGGATGTTAAAGCTGATTAaatctgagattttttttttttaatgtgtatacTGTTATGATGTAAGCTACAGGTCAAAACTGTATCTGGCAACACTGTAGAGAAAGCATAAACAGTATGTGGGTGAAAGGTTATCCGGTGCTAATGCTGATGCTCAAAAACCTTCCAAACATCTGCAAACCagagttttgggttttttttggtaagttgggtttgttttttaaaattcattggaGCAAATTTTAACACTTAACATTTGTCttataataattacatttttacaacAACAGTTTTTTAATGTACTTTTAAGGTACAGACCTTACAATGCAAAATAATGCATTTGAGGTCTAAATTGACAAAGTCATGGCCTTGGCTCCTTTGCTTGAGCATTATTTAACCTTTCTTTCAGTCTTGTACTGTTCCTTCTGTAGCTCTGTATCACATCCTGCTGTTTAACTAGCAGCACTTCCTGCACTCTGTCCTCCTTCTCAGATACTGGGACCCGGGTCCTCGTGCCGACCCGTTTGAGGACATGCGTTACATCTGGGGTGGGTTCTCGTACCTTCAGGACGTTATTGAGCAAGGCATCATCAGAGCGGTGACGGGCACCAAGGAGAAGACGGGAGTTTACATCCAGCAGATGCCGTACCCGTGTTACGTAGATGACATGTGAGGTTATTCACATCATTTGCCAGGTTTGGTCCCCTCCTCGCCGCTCTCGGTCTGTAACCCTGTCCTTCCTGTCCTCTGTCTCAGTTTCCTGCGGGTGATGAGCCGCTCCATGCCTCTCTTCATGACTCTTGCCTGGATGTACTCGGTGGCCATCATCCTGAAGAGCGTGGTGTATGAGAAGGAGGCTCGACTGAAGGAGACTATGAGGATCATGGGTCTGGATAACGGCATCCTGTGGTTCAGCTGGTTCATCAGCAGCCTGATTCCTCTGCTCATCAGCGCCGGGCTGCTAGTGTTGCTGCTCAAGGTGACgactgaaaaccaaaatacataaaaaaacagtGTCATTAGAAAAACAGAACATCCACATACACATGTCCAAGAATGCAATATTAATAATGTCCCATCTCTTCTTCTCGTGGTTCCTGTGCAGATGGGGAACCTCCTGCCCTACAGCGACCCCGGCGTCATCTTCCTCTTCCTGGGGTCCTTCGGCGTGGTGACCATCATGCAGTGCTTCCTGCTCAGCACGGCATTTGCCCGTGCCAACCTCGCCGCCGCCTGTGGAGGAATCATCTACTTCACCCTCTACTTGCCGTACGTGCTCTGCGTCGCCTGGGAAGAGTACATCGGCTTCGGGACGAAAGTCTTCGCTGTAAGGCTGCGCATCTTTTTCTCGATTTTGTTGTTGTGATGTGATGGGGTGAGTCACATGTCCACCTCTCGCTCCGCAGAGCCTTCTGTCCCCTGTGGCGTTTGGATTCGGCTGCGAGTACTTCGCCCTGTTTGAGGAGCAGGGAGTCGGTATCCAGTGGAAGAACCTGGTGTCCAGCCCACTGGAGGAGGATGACTACAGCCTCCGCACCGCCATCATCATCATGTACTTTGACTCCTTCCTGTACGGAGTCCTGACCTGGTACCTCGAAGCCGTGTTTCCAGGTGAGAGCTTTTCTTCTTCATGTGTTTAGTGAACTGCAGTCATCATTATTTAGCATGCTACAGGAAGTAAATGTTAGTTATACATTATTAACGGTTATAATCAACACATCTTTTGAATAGCTCATCCAGCTCATCTCAGTCCACAGGCTGTTTGTACACTGACCATGAAAAATCTCTGATACACAACAAAGACTGAAAGCACATTCTCCTCCTCAGGTCAGTATGGGATCCCTCGGCCGTGGTACTTCCCCTTCACTAAATCCTATTGGTTTGGAGAAAAGGACGGAAAGTCCAACAAACTCCCACTGAATCGGAAAGGAAACCCCGGAGGTGAGATTGCTGTGCTGCAAAGCTGCAGAACTTCCTCCTAAAAACCAACAACTGAGTTCTCTTTAATTTTAAACAGAGCTTTTAATGTGAAAGAGACTTCCTGAACAGTGCGGTAAGATGTGTCTGTATGTCTGCAGTGGTGTGCATGGAGGAGGAGCCGGCTCATCTGGAGCCTGGAGTCTACATCGAGAACCTGGTGAAAGTTTACCGTCATGGTAAGAAGCTGGCGGTGGATGGACTGACGCTTGGCTTCTACGAGGGACAAATCACCTCCTTCCTGGGACACAATGGAGCCGGAAAAACCACCACCATGTGAGCAGACACACCATACTGCTGATACAGATTCTGTCACAGGTCCTGGTGCAgataacatcctcctctcttttCCCTGCAGGTCCATCCTTACTGGCCTGTTCCCACCTACCTCTGGCACTGCCTACATCCTGGGCAGAGACATCCGGACGGAGCTGAGCGCCATTAGGCAGAGTCTGGGAGTCTGTCCACAGCACAACGTCCTCTTCAGCATGTgagtgcttttcctcaacacgCTTGTTATGCTGTCTTCGCTCAGTCTTTACCTTGATTGTTACGTGACCTTGCTTATGTTGTGGCACCTCTTGCAGGCTCACGGTGGAGGAGCACATCTGGTTCTACGCACGGCTCAAAGGCCTGCCAGAGGAACGCGTGAAAGGTGAGATCGAGCAGATCCTGCAGGACACAGGGTTGCCGCACAAACGCAACTGCAGGACCAGCACTCTGTCTGGGGGCATGCAGAGGAAGCTGTCCGTGGCCCTGGCCTTTGTCGGGGGGTCAAAGGTTGTAATCCTGGACGAGCCTACAGCTGGCGTGGACCCTTACGCCCGCAGAGGAATCTGGGACCTGTTGCTGAAGTACCGCCAGGGTAAGGTTCTCCCAGATTGGTCAGATTTTAGCTACTCTCTTCGTTTTGACTGGGTTTTTAACGTTGGGTCTCCTTTCAGGCCGGACCATCATCCTGTCCACTCACCACATGGACGAGGCGGACATCCTCGGCGACCGCATCGCCATCATCAGTCACGGGAAGCTGTGCTGCGTGGGCTCGTCTCTGTACCTGAAGAACCAGCTGGGGACCGGCTACTACCTGACGCTGGTGAAGAAGAACCCAGAGCCATCACTCAGCTCCTGCAGGAACTCGGCCAGCACCGTCTCCTTCACCAAGAAGGTCTCTGCAGAATTTATTTACTAGTAATGCTTAGCTCTGCAGTTTTCAGTAGTATATGTCTTTCTGTACACTGTATTCCAGTAGGATTAATACATTTTCAGCAGTTTGTCTGTTAGTGAAAAGTATTTTTGCAGTGTTTAACCTTTACCGTGTAGTTGTCTCCCTATAGTATTTTTCTTTAGCATTTGGAGTATTAATTAGCAATATTAATTCTTCCTTTGCAGTAGCAATACCTTAAAGTAAAACTATTTGTGTTTTAGGAGGAGGAGTGCGGCTCGGTCAGCAGCAGCGACGCAGGACTCGGCAGCGAACATGAAAGTGAGGCCGCTACCATCGGTGAGCTCTCTGTTCCCACAGAGCGTTTGATTGCTTCGCTGTCCGGTGGATCTGATTTGTTTTGTGTCTCTGTCCTCAGAAAATGGCCCAGCGGCGTCCATCTGCAATATCCCCTTTGTACCCCCGGACGTGTCGCTGGTTTCTGCCTTGATCCTGCGTCACGTCCCCGACGCCCGCCTGGTGGAGGACCTGGGACACGAGCTGACCTACGTCCTGCCGTACATCGCTGCCAAAGACGGAGCCTTCGTGGAGCTCTTCAAAGACTTGGACACGAAGCTTTCCGACCTCGGCATTTCCAGCTACGGAGTGTCGGACACCACACTGGAGGAGGTGGGACACATTTGAGTAAATCTGATTTGTGAAGGGAAATATTTCTTCTCCGTGAATCACCGTGAAGCATGAAAACAAAAGCGTGAcattagttttaatgttttatgtcACTTTAGATTTTCCTGAAAGTGGCTGAAGATAACGGAGTCGACACTGAAGTGACCTCAGGTGAGGAAGGAGTGATGTCTGACTGTGACATATCAAAATAAGAGCCTGAAATCacatttccacatttttttgtttagatGGGACACTTCCTGTTCAGAGGCGGAGGAGGACTCATGCTTTCGGTGGAGGAGACCCTCAGAGCTGCTTGAGACCGTTAACAGATGATGACAATGATGACAGCAATGATTCTGAAGACCAAGgtacaaaaaaaccacacagcAAAGCCATATTTATTCACAGAGAGTTACAATGGGATAAAATACCAGGGGCGCAAAATTCAagggaagaaaacaaaagactctggaatttcaaaataaagcaccaACTGTGCAAAGTAACAAGTGCAAATCTGAGAAGTTTCTCACTTTTGTTGTCTTGTAACATCCTGTCTGTGCACTCTCCAAGTTTTCTTATTTGATCACGTGACCTCGTTTCCTCTCAGAGTGCAAAGAAACCGACTGGCTGAACTGTACTGATGGTAAAGGCTCATATCAGGTGACAGGCTGGACTCTGAGGAGGCAGCAGTTTGTCGCTCTGATGTGGAAGCGGTTTCTGTATGCCCGGCGCTCCAGGAAGGGCTTCTTCGCTCAGGTATGCCGTCGCCAGCGATAAAAATCCGCTGCTGCTTTCTGATCAAACCCGCCTGCTGCGGCTCAtcgggaaaaaaaatctgtgtttcAGATCGTCCTTCCAGCCGTGTTCGTCTGCATCGCTCTGGTCTTCAGTCTCATCGTGCCGCCGTTTGGAGTTTATCCCAGTTTGGAGCTGCAGCCGTGGATGTACCAGGAACAAGTGACCTTCATCAGGTACACGACTGCCCTGAACTCTCTCACTGAGTTATCCGGAGGTATTTCCTGCGATCTGACTGTGGTTGTGTTCTTCGTCCTCTCAGTGATGATGCTCCTGGAAATGCCAACATGCAGAAGCTTTTAGATGCACTGCTGAATGCTCCGGGATTTGGGACTCGCTGCATGGATGGATACACGATCCCGTAAGAAACTTCGACACCCTGAGCATTAAATTCCCTGTTGCTCCTCTTTAAACTAGTCTTCAGCAACGTGTGAGCGAATCAGCTTTTACTCACATGAAACCTCACTacggtttttttttccaacccTCTTGCTCTCCTCCTCCCTGTAGAGAGGCACCCTGTACGATGGGCGATGAGGACTGGTACACTCCTGAAGTTCCTGAAAGCGTCCTGGAGCTCTTTAGCTCCAGAAACTGGACCATGGACGATCCCTCTCCAGCCTGCATGTGCAGCTGCGATGGCAAGAAGAAGATGCTGCCAGACTGCCCGGCTGGAGCCGGAGGTCTGCCCCCACCTGAGGTCAGAGCTCGTTTTAGATGTTCCAACAATAGTTTTTTAGTGTAAtagttttttttagctgttaTAACTTTATTAAAACCGTCTTACTGCAACAAATTCAAGACGAGCAATTTTTTTCAACAAACCATCAGATTTCTCAGTTTCTTtatttcagattaaaaaaaataataattattttgtgAATTAAATGCAGATGCTTTAAATGATTGTATTTagattttacacagcatcccaacatTTATTACTAGAAGAATTAGAACACTCAAATCATCCACTTTTTCACTTTGAGCTCTCTGAAGGGGAATTTCTGTAAGCttagaaaaactttgaaaagaaTCACCTGAACacatttaatattaaaatattagttctaaaatagttttaatattaatattaaaactctttt is a genomic window containing:
- the abca1b gene encoding phospholipid-transporting ATPase ABCA1b — protein: MSVTTQLGLLLWKNFTYRRRQTLQLLAEIVWPLFIFFILISVRLNYPPYEQHECHFPNKAMPSAGTLPWLQGILCNANNPCFRHPTPGESPGIVGNFNDSIISRLFSDAKKILLYSQNDKNLEGFKELARALQVLQSSRSGFKLKHFLRDNETLSSFLLRNASFPEHSVQQITEADINLQKVLLGGFGVHLRDMCPRRGGKQSLEEFVTISDPQVSAMVQEKICQAPPTWLNHAEEHFLDNLDFLKPIRRDVRADPEAVQEVARATDNLLDSLGSLAVELASMKSWIDLRNEIVFLTQNATSSPSAMYQAVSRIVCGHPEGGGLQIKSLNWYEDSNYKALFGNYNSSEDETASLYDNSSTPYCNSLVKNMDSNPMSRMIWQALKPLLLGKLLYTPHTPATQKIIHEVNRTFQELGVFRELGGMWEEIRPKVWDFMENSEQMNVIRTLLKNNITARVFRAQLADTDWTVEDISNFLSKQADDQQPPGSTLTWRDVFNETDQAIMSISHFMECVNLDKLEPVSNEERMVNVSMKLLEDRKFWAGIVFLDVPSNATELPAKLNYKIRMDIDNVERTNKIKDAYWDPGPRADPFEDMRYIWGGFSYLQDVIEQGIIRAVTGTKEKTGVYIQQMPYPCYVDDIFLRVMSRSMPLFMTLAWMYSVAIILKSVVYEKEARLKETMRIMGLDNGILWFSWFISSLIPLLISAGLLVLLLKMGNLLPYSDPGVIFLFLGSFGVVTIMQCFLLSTAFARANLAAACGGIIYFTLYLPYVLCVAWEEYIGFGTKVFASLLSPVAFGFGCEYFALFEEQGVGIQWKNLVSSPLEEDDYSLRTAIIIMYFDSFLYGVLTWYLEAVFPGQYGIPRPWYFPFTKSYWFGEKDGKSNKLPLNRKGNPGVVCMEEEPAHLEPGVYIENLVKVYRHGKKLAVDGLTLGFYEGQITSFLGHNGAGKTTTMSILTGLFPPTSGTAYILGRDIRTELSAIRQSLGVCPQHNVLFSMLTVEEHIWFYARLKGLPEERVKGEIEQILQDTGLPHKRNCRTSTLSGGMQRKLSVALAFVGGSKVVILDEPTAGVDPYARRGIWDLLLKYRQGRTIILSTHHMDEADILGDRIAIISHGKLCCVGSSLYLKNQLGTGYYLTLVKKNPEPSLSSCRNSASTVSFTKKEEECGSVSSSDAGLGSEHESEAATIENGPAASICNIPFVPPDVSLVSALILRHVPDARLVEDLGHELTYVLPYIAAKDGAFVELFKDLDTKLSDLGISSYGVSDTTLEEIFLKVAEDNGVDTEVTSDGTLPVQRRRRTHAFGGGDPQSCLRPLTDDDNDDSNDSEDQECKETDWLNCTDGKGSYQVTGWTLRRQQFVALMWKRFLYARRSRKGFFAQIVLPAVFVCIALVFSLIVPPFGVYPSLELQPWMYQEQVTFISDDAPGNANMQKLLDALLNAPGFGTRCMDGYTIPEAPCTMGDEDWYTPEVPESVLELFSSRNWTMDDPSPACMCSCDGKKKMLPDCPAGAGGLPPPEMKLSDTDILQNITGRNISDYLVKTYAQIIGKSLKNKVWVNEFRYGGFSLGARSTQVLPPANEINDAIERVRKIFELQEGAAADRFLDTLSGFINGLDTKNNVKIWFNNKGWHSIGAFINVMNNAILRANLPQGRDASKYGISAFNHPLNLTKEQLSQVALVTTSVDVLVSICVIFAMSFVPASFVVFLIQERVSKAKHMHFISGVHPLLYWTANFIWDMCNYIVPATLVILIFICFQQKAYVSSTNLPALALLLLLYGWSITPLMYPASFFFKIPSTAYVVLTSVNILIGINGSISTFVMELFGNNEIGGINDILKNVLLIFPHFCLGRGLIDMVKNQAMADALERFGENRFRSPLEWDMVGKNLLAMAVEGVVFFFITVLIQYRFCIKPKPVSKLTKLAPLGEEDEDVARERQRIVHGLGQGDILELRQLTKVFKRKEKPAVDRLCVGIPPGECFGLLGVNGAGKTTTFKMLTGDTIVTRGEAFLAGKSILREIDEVHRNMGYCPQFDAINELLTGREHLELYAILRGVPEKEVCDVAEWGIRKLSLVKYADKAAGSYSGGNMRKLSTSMALIGAPPVVFLDEPTTGMDPKARRALWNCIHSVIKEGRSVVLTSHSMEECEALCTRMAIMVNGRFRCLGSVQHLKNRFGDGYTIILRVAGPNPDLLPVMKFIESELSGSTLKEKHRNMLQYQLPSSLTSLAHIFSILAKNKETLRIEDYSVTQTTLDQVFVNFAKDQSDDYHSKDNSVRRKDVVVIDLPALSSTSGASHDGGGLSESVM